The DNA window ACCACTACGTCCACCTCTGAATCCACCGCCGGAGTTGGACTGGTGTGGTCTTGCTCGTCCTCTATCGCTATCCTTTTTCGGTCTGGCCTCACTGACGACAATTGTGTTTCCGTCAAGCTGGCCGCCATTGAATTTTTCAATAGCTTGTTTTGCTTCCTCTTCAGATTCCATCTCAACAAATCCGAAGCCTTTGGATAGTCCCGATAACCTGTCTTTAATGATATTTACCGATAGAACTGTACCGGCTCCGGAAAAATTCGCCTTCAGGTCATCCTCTGTCACTTTGGCAGATAGATTTCCGATGTATAGTTTTTTGTTCATTTTTATCTCCCCTCAGTTATCTGCATAAAAAAGATCCGCAAAAGGAAAGAGGCACCCCGCTCAGGTGTTTACAGGGGTGCCTCTTTTTTGCAAAATACCCGCTTACACGGCCTTTACATTAACAGCAGACGGACCTTTCGGACTTTGCTCGACGTCAAATTTGACGCGCTGGCCCTCAGATAACGTCTTAAAACCACTGTCC is part of the Deltaproteobacteria bacterium genome and encodes:
- a CDS encoding cold-shock protein; its protein translation is MSEGIVKWFNEKKGFGFIANDEGGDVFVHFSAIQDSGFKTLSEGQRVKFDVEQSPKGPSAVNVKAV
- a CDS encoding RNA-binding protein, with the translated sequence MNKKLYIGNLSAKVTEDDLKANFSGAGTVLSVNIIKDRLSGLSKGFGFVEMESEEEAKQAIEKFNGGQLDGNTIVVSEARPKKDSDRGRARPHQSNSGGGFRGGRSG